ACCTTTTCCGACTCCCCACGGCCGGCAGCGATCACCGCTCGCCGACAGTCCGGTCGATTTTCCTCTGCCAGGTTGAtcatctcctctctctctctctctccatttGCAGATCGACCCGACGACGTAGACCCTGACCATGGAGGAGGCAGAGAAGGGGGAGATCTTCGAGAGGAACACCGTGTCGACATTGGACAGGCATCCGGATCCGGGGCCAACGGCTGGCCTGCTCACCGACGACCTCATCCTGGAGATCCTCTCCCGCCTCCCCGCCAGATCCCTCCACCGCGTCAAGTGCGTTTCCGTGTCCTGGCGCGACCTCATCGTCGATCCTGCCAACCGCAACAAGCTGCCACAGACCCTAGCTGGCTTTCTCTACATGACCGTCAACAGCAGCGGGTGCGGCCACCACTTCGCCAGCATATCCGGCGACGGCGCAGCCCCGTTCGATCCTTCCCTGCAGCCTAACAAGTACATGGACATGGTCCAGGTGGACGCCTGCAACGGCCTCCTCCTCTACTGCGGCTGCAACGAGAAGTTGTCCCCTTTCAATTGGGCAGAGGATGATTTCCGTTTTGTCGTGTGCAATCCTCTCACTGGGAGGTGGGTGGAACTGCCTCCTACGCTCCAGGCGCCAGAAAATAACAGATATAGTTGTACCGCAGGCCTGGCTTTTGATCCGGCGGCCCATTTCAATGTTCTTCACTTCGAGCAGGCCTTTCACAAAGCTTACGTCACAGGAGTGAACATCTACTCGTCATGGGCAAGAGCCTGGACTCGCAGGGATAGTGGGATGGTTGAGAAAGTGGCGCCGTTCTTCCGTGGTAAATGTGTCTTTGTTAGCCGTATAATGTATGTGATGGGCAGCCTGATGGACATGAACAACGAGTACGTGCTCATGGGGGTGGACATGGAGGGGAAAGTGTGGAAGACTATCCGTGTGCCGTATGGCCAAAGATTTGCTACGATTGGAGTGTCACAGGGGTGCTTACACTATGCTGCAGCTTCTGTTGTTGATAACGATAAAAGGACGGTTTCCCAGATAGCGCTCTGGTGCCTCAAGGGTCGTGACAGTA
This sequence is a window from Aegilops tauschii subsp. strangulata cultivar AL8/78 chromosome 7, Aet v6.0, whole genome shotgun sequence. Protein-coding genes within it:
- the LOC109785486 gene encoding F-box protein At5g49610-like; translation: MEEAEKGEIFERNTVSTLDRHPDPGPTAGLLTDDLILEILSRLPARSLHRVKCVSVSWRDLIVDPANRNKLPQTLAGFLYMTVNSSGCGHHFASISGDGAAPFDPSLQPNKYMDMVQVDACNGLLLYCGCNEKLSPFNWAEDDFRFVVCNPLTGRWVELPPTLQAPENNRYSCTAGLAFDPAAHFNVLHFEQAFHKAYVTGVNIYSSWARAWTRRDSGMVEKVAPFFRGKCVFVSRIMYVMGSLMDMNNEYVLMGVDMEGKVWKTIRVPYGQRFATIGVSQGCLHYAAASVVDNDKRTVSQIALWCLKGRDSKELVLKHTANINKLMSMTGKKYMVDAVHPDCDTIFLISYGGDTLAAYDMRHQKVGCILNLEKSNTCRFLPYVPLFSKSLADADEQ